Proteins from one Thermodesulfobacteriota bacterium genomic window:
- the ispH gene encoding 4-hydroxy-3-methylbut-2-enyl diphosphate reductase, which yields MLARSAGFCMGVRRAIDMALEAARNEGREVFTHGPLIHNPQALENLREQGVIPLPPEGPVPSATVVVRAHGVPPTDLERLCRQAGRVVDATCPKVSTIQKKIAEHSRKGYAVVIAGDPDHPEVVGLLGHAAGFARVVSEPGEVDALPALDRVLLVAQSTQDEEVFEAIRDRVLARFPHAKALATICRSTHRRQTEVRKMAGQVDALIVIGGKNSANTRRLAEIARALGLPAYHVETAAELPLGELRQLSRVGVTAGASTPAWIIEQVVVTLEGLESTSSRAIKGKSPLTPRRKAPLGA from the coding sequence GTGCTCGCCCGCTCCGCGGGCTTCTGCATGGGAGTGCGCCGGGCCATCGACATGGCCCTGGAGGCCGCACGCAACGAAGGCCGGGAGGTGTTCACCCACGGCCCCTTGATCCACAATCCCCAGGCCCTGGAGAACCTCCGGGAGCAGGGGGTGATTCCCCTTCCCCCGGAAGGGCCCGTCCCCTCGGCCACGGTGGTGGTCCGGGCCCACGGCGTGCCGCCCACCGACCTGGAGCGGCTGTGCCGGCAGGCCGGCCGGGTGGTGGACGCCACCTGTCCGAAGGTCTCGACGATTCAGAAGAAGATTGCCGAACACAGCCGGAAGGGCTACGCGGTGGTGATCGCCGGCGATCCGGACCACCCGGAGGTGGTGGGGCTGCTGGGGCATGCGGCGGGGTTTGCGCGGGTGGTGTCCGAGCCCGGCGAGGTGGACGCCCTTCCCGCGCTCGACCGGGTGCTCCTGGTGGCCCAGTCCACCCAGGACGAGGAGGTCTTCGAGGCCATCCGGGACCGCGTGCTGGCCCGGTTTCCCCACGCCAAGGCCCTCGCCACCATCTGCCGGTCCACCCATCGGCGCCAGACCGAGGTGCGGAAGATGGCCGGGCAGGTAGACGCGCTCATCGTCATCGGCGGGAAGAACTCGGCCAACACGCGCCGGCTCGCGGAGATCGCCCGCGCCCTGGGTTTGCCGGCCTACCACGTGGAGACCGCCGCGGAGCTCCCCCTGGGAGAACTGCGGCAGCTCTCCCGCGTCGGGGTGACCGCCGGGGCGTCGACCCCGGCCTGGATCATCGAGCAGGTGGTGGTCACCCTGGAGGGGCTCGAATCGACATCGTCCCGGGCGATCAAAGGGAAGAGCCCCCTCACCCCCCGCCGAAAAGCTCCGCTGGGGGCTTGA
- a CDS encoding DUF4105 domain-containing protein, with translation MRRCWIALPIALLSCGSFPAAWGSEGEAPEVYVAKAQSLGLAAHSPWLRLGHYQPTPGGGWCSQVDGAAFFLSDEGKRDPGAELEATLRGLFRPPGDTNADDHPLCTFPARAAWLSEQLDIPAGELPSVTCAGFSDFFGRLDPVSVTFVFSSYYLNNPVSAFGHTFLRVNSAASSQTPARRELLDYGIDYAAVTGEENAVWYAFKGLFGMFPGKFSAMPYYYKVRKYNDMESRDIWEYDLSLTQDEARFLVRHLWELGRTYMDYWYLTENCSYHILGLLEAARPELDLTSPLAKPVLPANTVKAVVSAPSLVTRQRYRPSIRAQFRERIRDLSSTQRDFVEQLAGNASSPLPPPLSSAQAAAAFDAALDLLERRSFREFLADPGGSAARDKQRLLERRAALGVVSPELVLAPRSQDLPHAGHGSRRAGVGGGAATGDGGFAEATFRIALHDLLDPAPGYPESAQIEFLPMQLRYFFEKERLRLEEGYFVRVLSLSPRDRFEKDLSWKVAAGATTIWGGGCDDGCTAAHLGAGAGLAWGLQDDAALFWTTFDADLYGSPQLDGGIAGGPVRAGAGPAAGLRVRPHPSLVGLATGKWTFLPGQDPRGVWQAESRVRWGWSPSLAASLDLTVRPSDRTVSLGMSVYF, from the coding sequence TTGCGGCGGTGTTGGATCGCCTTGCCCATCGCTCTGCTCTCGTGCGGCTCCTTCCCCGCCGCGTGGGGCAGCGAAGGCGAGGCCCCCGAGGTCTATGTAGCCAAGGCACAAAGCTTGGGCCTCGCAGCCCATTCTCCGTGGCTTCGCCTCGGCCACTACCAGCCGACCCCGGGGGGCGGATGGTGCAGCCAGGTGGACGGTGCCGCCTTCTTCCTCTCGGACGAGGGCAAGCGCGATCCGGGTGCGGAGCTCGAAGCCACCTTGAGGGGGCTTTTCCGGCCACCTGGGGACACAAACGCCGACGATCACCCCCTGTGCACGTTTCCCGCACGCGCCGCGTGGCTGAGTGAGCAGCTCGACATCCCCGCGGGCGAGCTCCCTTCCGTCACCTGTGCGGGGTTCTCAGACTTTTTCGGTCGCCTGGATCCCGTTTCGGTCACCTTCGTCTTCTCGTCCTACTACCTGAACAACCCGGTCTCTGCCTTCGGCCACACCTTTCTGCGCGTCAACAGCGCGGCTTCTTCGCAGACGCCGGCCCGGAGGGAACTGCTCGACTACGGAATCGACTACGCGGCCGTCACGGGCGAGGAGAATGCGGTCTGGTACGCCTTCAAGGGGCTCTTCGGTATGTTTCCCGGGAAGTTCAGCGCCATGCCGTACTACTACAAGGTACGCAAGTACAACGACATGGAGTCCCGGGACATCTGGGAATACGACTTGTCTCTGACGCAAGACGAGGCGCGCTTCCTGGTGAGGCACCTGTGGGAGCTAGGGCGCACCTACATGGACTACTGGTACCTCACGGAAAACTGCTCCTACCACATCCTGGGGCTCCTTGAGGCGGCGCGGCCCGAGCTCGACCTGACTTCGCCGCTGGCAAAGCCGGTTCTGCCGGCGAACACCGTAAAGGCGGTCGTCTCGGCTCCCAGCTTGGTAACGCGCCAGCGCTACCGCCCCTCGATCCGGGCACAGTTCCGAGAGCGGATACGAGACCTCAGCTCGACGCAGCGCGACTTCGTGGAGCAGCTCGCCGGGAATGCCTCATCTCCCCTCCCCCCTCCTCTCTCGTCGGCCCAGGCGGCCGCAGCTTTCGACGCGGCGCTGGACCTCTTGGAACGGCGGTCCTTTCGAGAGTTCCTTGCCGACCCTGGAGGGAGCGCCGCCCGGGATAAGCAGCGGCTGCTCGAGCGGCGGGCGGCCCTTGGGGTCGTGAGCCCCGAGCTGGTGCTGGCTCCCAGGAGCCAGGATCTGCCCCACGCTGGGCACGGCTCCCGCCGCGCCGGCGTCGGCGGGGGAGCCGCGACCGGCGACGGGGGCTTCGCCGAGGCGACCTTTCGCATCGCCCTCCACGACTTGCTGGATCCCGCGCCGGGCTACCCGGAGTCGGCCCAGATCGAGTTCCTGCCGATGCAACTGCGGTACTTCTTCGAGAAGGAGCGCCTGCGCCTGGAGGAGGGGTACTTCGTCCGGGTGCTCTCCCTCTCGCCACGGGACCGCTTCGAGAAGGATCTCTCATGGAAGGTCGCGGCGGGCGCCACGACGATCTGGGGGGGCGGGTGCGACGACGGCTGCACCGCAGCCCATCTCGGGGCGGGCGCAGGGCTGGCCTGGGGGTTGCAGGATGACGCCGCGCTGTTCTGGACGACCTTCGACGCCGACCTCTATGGCTCCCCCCAGCTCGACGGGGGAATCGCAGGCGGGCCGGTGCGAGCCGGAGCCGGCCCGGCCGCCGGCCTTCGCGTCCGCCCCCACCCGTCCCTCGTGGGGCTCGCGACCGGCAAGTGGACGTTCCTGCCGGGGCAGGACCCCCGGGGAGTTTGGCAAGCTGAAAGCAGGGTGCGCTGGGGCTGGTCCCCGAGCCTGGCGGCTAGTCTCGACCTAACGGTACGGCCTTCCGATCGCACCGTGTCGCTGGGAATGTCCGTGTACTTCTGA
- a CDS encoding DUF3015 family protein has translation MKKTWVAAIVAMSLLIGLAGMAGAANTDRFGMAGCGLGSLLFGDDPGKVSQILGATTNGTSGNQTFGITSGTSNCDPKSGPAGAKLYIETNREALAKDAARGSGETLSGLVALAGCRDAGSTGSALQRNFGTIFPGVGVPDAHVSETILGILSSDPALACEKLL, from the coding sequence ATGAAGAAGACTTGGGTAGCCGCCATCGTTGCCATGTCGCTGTTGATCGGTCTCGCGGGAATGGCAGGGGCGGCCAACACGGATCGTTTCGGAATGGCAGGATGCGGCCTCGGATCGCTTCTCTTCGGCGACGACCCGGGCAAGGTCTCGCAGATCTTGGGGGCCACCACCAACGGAACCTCCGGCAACCAGACCTTCGGGATCACCTCGGGCACGAGCAACTGCGATCCGAAGTCCGGGCCGGCGGGCGCCAAGCTCTACATCGAGACCAACCGCGAAGCCTTGGCGAAGGACGCCGCCCGGGGCTCCGGGGAGACCCTCTCGGGCCTCGTCGCCCTGGCCGGGTGCCGCGACGCGGGAAGCACCGGCAGCGCCCTGCAGCGGAACTTCGGAACGATCTTCCCCGGTGTCGGGGTGCCGGACGCCCACGTCAGCGAGACCATTCTCGGCATCCTGTCCAGCGATCCCGCCCTGGCCTGCGAGAAGCTGCTGTAA